One stretch of Saccharopolyspora erythraea DNA includes these proteins:
- the acpS gene encoding holo-ACP synthase — protein sequence MWVGVDVLGAGELDALLARPWFRTYTYAAAELAIADTFGASRAREFLAGRFAAKEAVLKALGTGVGGGITPRQVGILRDVTAAPVVELTGAASARADALGMAEIAVSISHKDDYVVAVAVGGRAGAPLGGGAGIARTTLEEIASQGASRGRARSRDV from the coding sequence ATGTGGGTCGGAGTCGACGTGCTGGGCGCGGGGGAGCTGGACGCACTGCTCGCCCGCCCCTGGTTCCGCACCTACACCTACGCCGCCGCCGAGCTCGCGATCGCAGACACCTTCGGGGCGAGCCGCGCCCGCGAGTTCCTCGCAGGCCGGTTCGCGGCGAAGGAAGCGGTGCTCAAGGCGCTCGGCACGGGAGTCGGCGGGGGCATCACCCCGAGGCAGGTCGGCATCCTGCGCGACGTCACCGCCGCTCCGGTCGTGGAACTGACCGGGGCGGCGTCCGCGCGCGCCGACGCCCTCGGCATGGCAGAGATCGCGGTCTCGATCTCGCACAAGGACGACTACGTGGTCGCGGTGGCGGTCGGCGGCAGGGCCGGGGCACCGCTGGGCGGCGGCGCGGGCATCGCCCGCACGACGCTGGAGGAGATCGCCTCGCAAGGGGCGAGCAGAGGCAGAGCGAGGAGCAGGGATGTCTGA